A window of the Bacteroides thetaiotaomicron VPI-5482 genome harbors these coding sequences:
- a CDS encoding IS4-like element ISBthe3 family transposase, with the protein MVVHQSAIVNQFSKEHKEKMGAYRFLNNSSVSSDAILSGLIHTCCKNASGRQHLLCIQDTSEINYEAHVERMKKKTASPGIVGQKQCGTFLHPVLVVDASSHIPIGFSSVKQWNRSPAALSREERNYRYQPIEEKESYRWIESGMAASEQMPRDAVKTIIGDREADIFELFSRIPTDNVHLLIRSVHERNCRLDDPDCSVHLNTLMEQAVLRAEYSFEVLPGSGRKKRVACMELRFERVTLCAPVNGPAKGSPPVSLYCIHVKEKSSSTPVNESPIEWRLLTTHVVETVEQAIECIGWYRCRWLIEELFRVLKRKGFMIEDAQLETVSALQKLILISLQAALQVMVLKLSFDKEDEKLSSEIYFTSKEIALLHIVGKKSEGNTKIQQNPYKKESMAWAAWIIARLGAWSAYKSQSIPGYITFKNGLDRFYTQFELYELIS; encoded by the coding sequence ATGGTTGTCCATCAAAGTGCTATAGTGAATCAATTTAGTAAGGAACATAAAGAAAAGATGGGTGCTTATAGATTTTTGAACAATTCCTCAGTCAGCTCTGATGCTATCTTATCAGGTCTGATACACACTTGCTGTAAGAATGCTTCCGGTCGTCAGCATTTACTGTGTATTCAAGATACCTCGGAGATAAACTATGAGGCTCATGTTGAGCGAATGAAGAAAAAAACAGCCAGTCCCGGCATTGTCGGTCAAAAGCAATGTGGTACTTTTTTGCATCCTGTCTTGGTAGTGGATGCCTCCAGTCATATTCCTATAGGCTTTTCTTCGGTTAAGCAGTGGAATCGCTCACCGGCTGCTTTAAGTCGTGAAGAACGTAATTACAGATATCAGCCTATAGAAGAAAAAGAGTCATATCGTTGGATAGAAAGTGGAATGGCTGCCAGTGAGCAAATGCCCCGGGATGCAGTTAAAACGATCATCGGTGACCGTGAAGCGGACATTTTCGAGCTTTTCAGCCGTATCCCTACTGATAATGTTCACTTGCTGATACGTTCTGTTCATGAAAGGAATTGCCGGTTGGATGATCCAGACTGTTCTGTCCATCTGAATACATTAATGGAGCAGGCTGTTCTACGGGCAGAGTATAGCTTTGAAGTGCTCCCGGGAAGCGGACGTAAGAAACGGGTAGCGTGCATGGAACTTCGCTTTGAAAGAGTCACCTTGTGCGCTCCTGTTAACGGTCCGGCAAAGGGCAGTCCCCCTGTTAGTCTTTATTGCATACATGTTAAAGAAAAATCTTCCAGTACACCGGTAAATGAGAGCCCTATTGAATGGAGACTGCTAACTACACATGTGGTGGAGACTGTAGAACAAGCAATTGAATGTATCGGTTGGTATCGTTGTAGATGGCTGATTGAAGAGTTGTTCAGAGTGCTCAAAAGAAAGGGATTCATGATTGAGGACGCACAGTTGGAAACAGTTTCGGCATTACAAAAACTAATCTTAATTTCCTTGCAGGCAGCCCTGCAGGTGATGGTACTCAAACTTTCTTTTGATAAAGAAGATGAAAAACTCTCTTCAGAAATCTACTTTACAAGCAAAGAAATAGCATTATTACATATAGTAGGAAAAAAGAGTGAGGGAAATACAAAAATACAGCAAAATCCATATAAAAAAGAATCAATGGCATGGGCAGCATGGATTATTGCAAGGTTAGGAGCATGGAGTGCATACAAGAGCCAGTCCATTCCAGGATATATTACCTTTAAGAATGGACTGGATAGATTTTATACACAGTTTGAACTGTATGAGTTAATCAGCTAA
- a CDS encoding B3/B4 domain-containing protein: MFEIKVSQEIKNACPVFAGAAVYAAVKNTAYCDGLWKEINTFTEDLTTTTQMADIKLQPVIAATREAYKRCGKDPGRYRPSAEALRRRLMRGIPLYQIDTLVDLINLVSLRTGHSIGGFDADKIQGNHLELGIGKAEEPFEGIGRGILNIEGLPVYRDSFGGIGTPTSDHERTKMDIGTTHILAIVNGYNGKEGLKEAAEMIQSLLKDYAGSDGGELIYFE, from the coding sequence ATGTTTGAAATAAAAGTATCTCAGGAAATAAAGAATGCCTGTCCGGTTTTTGCCGGAGCAGCCGTATATGCAGCAGTGAAGAATACTGCTTACTGCGATGGACTTTGGAAAGAAATAAATACTTTCACAGAAGACTTGACTACTACCACCCAAATGGCAGACATTAAGTTGCAACCTGTGATTGCTGCTACCCGTGAGGCTTATAAGCGTTGTGGCAAAGACCCGGGACGTTATCGTCCGTCGGCAGAAGCGCTGCGCCGTCGCCTGATGCGTGGCATCCCTTTGTATCAGATTGATACTTTGGTTGACCTTATCAATCTGGTTTCTCTCCGTACCGGACATTCTATCGGTGGCTTCGATGCGGATAAGATACAGGGTAACCATCTTGAACTTGGCATTGGCAAAGCGGAAGAACCTTTCGAAGGTATCGGCCGGGGCATTTTGAACATTGAAGGATTGCCAGTGTACAGAGATTCTTTTGGAGGAATCGGAACACCGACCAGTGACCACGAACGTACGAAGATGGATATCGGGACTACTCATATTCTCGCGATAGTCAACGGGTATAACGGAAAAGAGGGACTAAAGGAAGCTGCTGAAATGATTCAATCCTTACTGAAGGATTATGCCGGATCGGATGGCGGTGAACTTATCTATTTTGAATAA
- a CDS encoding M23 family metallopeptidase: MKNILILLTVLLLPTLAYAQSKSSFSSMEVNHVRVATPGLFAKSNHIYLHLDSLQEHEYAFPLPGAKVISAYGTRGGHSGADIKTCAKDTIRAAFDGVVRMSKPYYAYGNLVVVRHANGLETIYSHNFKNLVQSGDTVKAGQPIGLTGRTGRATTEHVHFETRINGQHFNPNLIFNLKEGTLRKECIKCTKNGNGVVVKPQANNNRVAQNKK, from the coding sequence ATGAAGAACATACTTATTTTATTGACAGTCCTGCTTTTACCAACTCTTGCTTATGCGCAAAGTAAATCCTCTTTTTCTTCTATGGAGGTGAATCACGTACGGGTTGCTACTCCCGGACTTTTTGCGAAAAGTAATCATATATATCTGCATTTGGATTCTTTGCAAGAGCATGAATATGCTTTTCCCTTACCGGGAGCCAAAGTTATTTCCGCTTACGGAACTCGCGGAGGACATTCGGGAGCAGATATAAAGACGTGTGCCAAAGATACGATTCGTGCTGCTTTTGATGGAGTCGTACGTATGTCGAAGCCATATTATGCTTACGGAAATTTGGTTGTAGTCCGTCATGCGAACGGGCTGGAAACGATTTACAGTCATAACTTCAAGAATTTGGTACAGAGCGGAGATACGGTGAAAGCCGGACAACCTATCGGACTGACCGGACGTACCGGCCGTGCTACTACGGAGCATGTGCATTTTGAAACCCGCATTAACGGTCAGCATTTTAATCCGAATCTTATTTTCAATCTGAAGGAGGGCACATTACGAAAGGAATGTATTAAATGTACGAAGAATGGAAATGGGGTAGTGGTGAAGCCACAGGCGAATAATAATCGTGTGGCACAAAATAAAAAGTGA